In Bicyclus anynana chromosome 1, ilBicAnyn1.1, whole genome shotgun sequence, a single window of DNA contains:
- the LOC112054674 gene encoding uncharacterized protein LOC112054674, translated as MLKSIAVFAMFLVCCYCFESNELSVLESRAKKKKSSAKLIGLILLLVFSKVAIFKAVSVFLMMTVFQKLFSFGGLVLQYFMKMKAEKPKPAPLYGAPTQGYDTVGYSYGPPDREPLRQEGYPGKDVASSLDWILNKQP; from the exons atgTTGAAGTCTATAGCAGTCTTCGCGATGTTCCTGGTGTGTTGTTATTGTTTCGAAAGTAACGAATTATCGGTTTTGGAATCAAGAGCCAAAAAGAAAAAGAGTTCTGCGAAACTGATTG GCCTGATCCTACTGCTGGTGTTCTCAAAAGTGGCAATCTTCAAGGCGGTGTCAGTGTTCCTCATGATGACGGTCTTCCAAAAGCTGTTCTCGTTCGGCGGCCTGGTGCTCCAGTACTTCATGAAGATGAAGGCGGAGAAGCCGAAGCCCGCGCCGCTGTACGGAGCGCCCACGCAGGGTTACGACACCGTGGGCTACAGCTATGGCCCACCAGACCGCGAGCCCTTGCGCCAGGAGGGGTATCCTGGGAAGGACGTCGCCAGCTCCTTGGATTGGATTTTGAATAAACAACCCTAA